A genomic segment from Triticum dicoccoides isolate Atlit2015 ecotype Zavitan chromosome 1A, WEW_v2.0, whole genome shotgun sequence encodes:
- the LOC119280335 gene encoding xyloglucan galactosyltransferase KATAMARI1 homolog, giving the protein MKSSTTFAVEIQQDAVDAADKPDGGVPRPSRVRHLALLTATFCALVFYAHYGVPGSMASALFKPPVTVSSLPSLASITIDQNSRRAEQPVMLSEGHAPLTPQATVLQATRSTAVPAPTRTPSDHCDGRYIYMYDMPPRFNVDLLRDCGKGRLHPWLDMCPYVANDGMGQPLADDGGVFPGRGCYSTDQFMLDLIFHARMKRYECLTKDPSLAAAVFVPFYAGLESGRYLYNYSISTRDALQLDAIDWLVRRPEWRAMRGRDHFLVAGRTTWDFRREADVDELWGTKLLTYPAVENMTAFVLETSPLTRSNFAVPYPTYFHPEAAADVLAWQERLRKVRRRWLFSFAGAPRPGSKKTVRAQIIRQCRASSLCNLFHCGGVIGGGAADCNSPAGVMRVFETSDFCLEPRGDTATRRSTFDAILAGCIPVFFHPGSAYTQYTLHFPRDHGRYSVLIPHAGVASGNVSIEETLRKIPPEEVRRMREEVVRLIPRVVYADPRSRRVGFRDAFDVALEAVIGRVAKRRRGEAAGRHRRLCTLLCRAELSPTISGLRALVERLFPFWFRAWSSGSGRYRVIS; this is encoded by the coding sequence ATGAAGTCTAGCACCACCTTCGCAGTAGAGATCCAGCAAGATGCCGTGGACGCCGCCGACAAGCCGGATGGCGGCGTGCCCCGGCCGTCTCGGGTCCGCCATCTCGCTCTTCTCACCGCCACCTTCTGCGCACTGGTCTTCTACGCGCACTACGGCGTACCAGGCAGCATGGCGTCCGCCCTGTTTAAGCCACCCGTCACCGTTTCATCCCTTCCCTCGCTAGCCAGCATCACCATCGACCAAAACTCCAGACGGGCGGAGCAGCCGGTGATGCTGAGTGAGGGACATGCACCGCTCACTCCTCAGGCGACAGTGCTCCAGGCCACTCGGAGCACGGCGGTGCCGGCGCCGACGCGGACGCCGTCCGACCATTGCGATGGGCGGTACATCTACATGTACGACATGCCGCCGCGCTTCAACGTCGACCTCCTCCGAGACTGCGGCAAGGGCAGGCTCCACCCGTGGTTGGACATGTGCCCGTACGTGGCCAACGACGGCATGGGCCAGCCGCTGGCGGACGACGGGGGCGTCTTCCCCGGCCGTGGCTGCTACTCCACCGACCAGTTCATGCTCGACCTCATCTTCCACGCGCGGATGAAGCGCTACGAGTGCCTGACCAAGgatccctccctcgccgccgccgtcttcgTCCCCTTCTACGCCGGCCTCGAATCCGGGAGGTACCTCTATAATTACAGCATCTCGACGCGAGACGCGCTCCAGCTCGACGCCATCGACTGGCTGGTGCGTCGCCCCGAGTGGCGGGCCATGAGGGGCCGTGACCACTTCTTGGTGGCTGGCCGGACCACGTGGGACTTCCGGCGGGAGGCCGACGTCGACGAGCTGTGGGGCACCAAGCTGCTCACGTACCCGGCCGTCGAGAACATGACGGCCTTCGTCCTGGAGACATCCCCGTTGACTCGGAGCAACTTCGCGGTACCCTACCCGACGTACTTCCATCCTGAGGCCGCCGCCGATGTGCTCGCCTGGCAAGAGAGACTTCGGAAGGTGAGGCGGAGGTGGCTCTTCTCCTTCGCCGGCGCCCCACGCCCCGGCAGCAAGAAAACCGTCCGCGCGCAGATCATCAGGCAGTGCCGCGCGTCCAGCCTGTGCAACCTCTTCCACTGCGGCGGCGTCATCGGCGGCGGTGCGGCCGACTGCAACTCGCCAGCAGGCGTCATGCGCGTCTTCGAGACGTCGGATTTCTGCCTGGAGCCGCGCGGGGACACGGCGACGCGGCGGTCAACGTTCGACGCCATCCTTGCCGGCTGCATCCCGGTCTTCTTCCACCCCGGGTCGGCGTACACTCAGTACACGCTGCACTTTCCGAGGGACCACGGGAGGTACTCGGTGCTCATCCCGCACGCCGGCGTTGCCTCGGGGAACGTGAGCATCGAGGAGACCCTGAGGAAGATCCCGCCGGAGGAGGTGAGGAGGATGCGGGAGGAGGTGGTCCGGCTCATCCCGAGGGTGGTGTACGCGGACCCCAGGTCCCGGCGCGTGGGCTTCAGGGACGCGTTCGATGTCGCGCTGGAGGCCGTCATCGGTCGGGTGGCgaagcggcggcggggcgaggccgccGGCCGCCATCGACGGTTGTGCACGCTATTGTGCCGTGCTGAATTGAGTCCAACAATTTCAGGATTACGTGCGCTAGTGGAACGACTTTTCCCTTTCTGGTTTCGTGCCTGGAGTTCCGGATCGGGTCGTTACCGTGTAATCAGCTAA